The sequence below is a genomic window from Lolium perenne isolate Kyuss_39 chromosome 7, Kyuss_2.0, whole genome shotgun sequence.
GAAAGTCCGATTGTTTGGATGTAGTAGCCCTATCAGCAGTCTCGTCGATTGCACCTTCATCTTCCACTTTGAtgaccttcttcatcttcttcttcttcttattggCTTTCATCTTTTTCATGGTTTTCCCAGGAAAAACTAATCGCTTCTTAATAGGTAATCTGGTCATAGTTGGGGCATGAGTAGAACATATAGTGTGACTACTAGATAGCGGATGATTGCATTCTGATATGCTTATACAGTTATATTAACTAGCATGTGTACCTCTCATGTACTTCATTCTCTGGGTCACCATCAGGTTCAGGTTCCTGGAAAGGAGTTTGATTAGCACCAAGCAGTGAGAGATTTTACTTCGAGCAAAGAGAAGACCAACTAAAGCTACAAAGAAAGAGAGAATGAGTTAAAGAGATTGGAACAGGGATCTCACTTGTTCACTGAAATCACTGTCGAACTCATCGCCAGCATCCTGCTCTTCCTGATAGTTATCATCCTCTTCGTCCTGCgagaaaggaaaagaaaaaaacagaGCAGTTCAAGAACAATCCTGAAGGGGAAGAAGAAATTGTTCATTTGCAACCGACAGACCTCCTTGAGAGCTGCTTGGCCCCAGAAAGCCTCGTCATGCTCGACCTCCTCTTCAACTAGCTTGGTTATCCTGCAATCGAGGCGAGCAGACAGCGTAAGAACTAGGAAGAGAGGTAGAGGGGCAGGGCGAGGGAGGagcaggcaagccacctcttgcctCGGGTGGCGCGCGCCGCGCGGTCTAGCAggaccggcggctcctcctcgtCTGGAGCGTTCGCGGCGTGGTCGGCCATGGCGGCTTCACCGGCGGCGAGATGGCGAATTGGGTTCGGTCGCGGCGGCGAGTGGGGATGGGAGGAGAAGCAATGGAGCACGATTGGGGTCGAGTAACGGCCCAAAATTAAGTCGCTGCTACCGGCCCAAATAATACAGCCCAGTTTTCTGTCTCCCCAAATGAGAAATGTTCGACTctgtaaaaaaaaaaagagagaaaagttTGGCTTATAGCCTTAAAAAAACATAGAATTTCATCTAAAAAACACACGATTTggccaaaaaaaaaccaaaatttCTGTGGTTGTGATTAAATGATATTACATTCAAAACAAAATATATGTTGATAGGCTTCATTAAAAAGTTATGACGCGTACAAGGGTGGATGGAAAAGCCAATAAAGGACAAAAAAATTGTTTCCACGATCTCTTGGCAATCACACTTTCGAGAATCATAAGAGTGTTTATTTGTTCAGTACAGGGGTTCGAGCCAAAAGGTTACATGTCGATGATGATGAAGTTCCTTGGTTTGATCACAAGATCATACAACTCTATTACAAGGCGGGGTCTCATAGGATTGATAGATGCACTCGTAGAGATGAGATCTGGCTAGGGTTTACGCCTAATGAAGACTAAGAAGACTTCCGCTTGAATGTCACTTAGGGTTTGGCGGACACCATCTCGAAGGGCCATGGCCCTCACCGTGATTCGTGCAACCGCGGGCTCACTGTCGCATGATGGATGGGTCCATCCTACCGGAGAGGATTTGGCTGGAGTCTTGGCACCACGGTGGCCCCGAACATCGAGTTACTAGGTTTCAGCCTTGGACGAGCCCCCACACGTAGTACATAGGTGGAAGATGGATAAATTAGTTAGACGTTGGTGTGTGAAAGCCTTTTCTATTTGTGACAATATCTATTGGTTCTCCCAAAAAAGGAAAAGTCATGCATGTTGAACTAACCTCGTGTAGCTATGTCCTAGTATATATTTCTCATTTGGGTTCTCATACTATTCATCTATATTTTTCTCTTATATATACAAAATATATTCCAATATAATGCAACAAATTTCCCCAACAAGGCATGTTGTTTATTTAAATTTTATTCCATTCGAGTTATTAGACTAtacatctattttttttttgttccaTACAACAAAATATACTTTGTGCATAAAATGGTGTCAAaattttgtctaaatttagatgtatctagacacttttTAATGTATAGATACTACGAATTTGGAACATCCTtttatggatggagggagtaatCCAAATAATACAACAAGTTTCCCCAACAACACAGGGTATTTGTAGATATTTTATTTCGTTCAAGTTCTCATACTATTCATATCTACTccgtccgatccatattacttgccactAGTATGGATGAATCTAAAACGAAAATAtagctagatacatctatattaatatagcaactaaTATGGATCGGATGGCAACTAATATGGATCGAGGCAGTATTTTTTCTCTCTTTCATACAACAAAAGCTAATTCAATGCAATGCAACAAATTCCCCCAACAACGCGGGGGTATTTGTATAATTCACATAACAAACATCCAttccaatgtgtcttttatgtgcacACTAATGAGTTGAGAGAGACACATAGTGTTTGTAAACATTTCCAGATAATAACCTCGATAATCCGTGTAATGGAACTAGTGGCTGCCTGGCgggagggaaggagaggagcctaAGCGATGGAAATAAGGATAAGCAAGCAATCCATGGCCACTGGAGTCTGAAGCCAACATCAGCCATGCAACAACCGCAGGTGCAGCCTCGCCCCAGCGCGCGCGGCTTCCTCCGTGCCGCCGTCACGTTCAAGCCCAGGAACCCATTCCTCCCGCACCGTCCGGCCGCGTCCGCCGGGATCGGCGTCCAGCTGACGGTGTCGGACACCGAGCTAGCATCCCGCGGCTTCGACGTGCGGCGCACCGCGGAGGGCCTGGACGTGGCGGCCCTGAACCAGGTGTTCGCGCGCGTGGGGTTCCCGCAGCGGCAGGAGGAGCGGCTGCGGCGCGCGCTGGAGCACAGCGAGGTGGCGTGGCTggcgtcggcggcgacgggccGTCCCGTGGCGTTCGCGCGCGCGGCCGGCGACGGGGTGTTCAACGCGGTGGTGTGGGACGTGGTGGTGGAGCCGTCGTGCCAGGGCCTCGGGCTCGGCCGCGCCGTCATGGAGCGGCTCGTGGCGGAGCTCCGGCGCAAGGGCGTCGGCAACATCGTGCTCTACGCCGAGCCCAGGGTGGTGGGCTTCTACCGCCCGCTCGGGTTCGCCATGGACCCCGACGGCATCCGGGGCATGGCGTACTACCGCAGCAAGCAGAAGACTGCTGCACAGTGATCACCGTCCATCTGTGCTGTGCTGTGCTGTgcgtttctttctttctttttgtttttcttcCTGGTTTGCTCAGCACCGATTTTGGATCGATCCAAAATGTCAAAATATGATTAATACAACTCACATTACATAGTGACCGATGAACAATTGATTGGTGATCGAACACCGTACACCACAGAGAACAGGAATATATGAGATGGCAC
It includes:
- the LOC127313597 gene encoding serotonin N-acetyltransferase 2, chloroplastic — its product is MQQPQVQPRPSARGFLRAAVTFKPRNPFLPHRPAASAGIGVQLTVSDTELASRGFDVRRTAEGLDVAALNQVFARVGFPQRQEERLRRALEHSEVAWLASAATGRPVAFARAAGDGVFNAVVWDVVVEPSCQGLGLGRAVMERLVAELRRKGVGNIVLYAEPRVVGFYRPLGFAMDPDGIRGMAYYRSKQKTAAQ